In Leuconostocaceae bacterium ESL0723, the following proteins share a genomic window:
- a CDS encoding folate family ECF transporter S component, translating into MEKHSSRGLIPPLSTKSLVVLAVLMAMSIVLGRLTFGTQLVQVSFVSIVTALIGKWYGPVWSILVAMVLDQLKAFLFLGGQNFPAYTVVAAIGGAIYGLAYYDHNHLSWARVLTTTALITVIVNLTLNSLCIYWMYGGIHNWASFWAFITPRLIKSIIFYPIQVLLTYFILNSTVVTRFSQRIFS; encoded by the coding sequence ATGGAAAAGCACAGTTCGCGGGGGCTGATACCACCGCTTAGCACCAAGTCTCTGGTTGTCTTAGCCGTTTTGATGGCCATGAGCATCGTTTTGGGACGGCTGACCTTTGGCACCCAGTTAGTCCAGGTTAGCTTCGTCTCGATTGTCACCGCCTTGATTGGGAAATGGTATGGCCCGGTCTGGTCAATCTTAGTAGCCATGGTACTAGACCAGCTCAAGGCCTTCTTGTTTCTCGGCGGGCAAAATTTTCCGGCCTATACCGTGGTCGCCGCCATCGGTGGTGCGATTTATGGTCTAGCTTATTACGACCACAACCATCTCAGTTGGGCCCGGGTCCTAACGACGACCGCCTTGATAACAGTGATTGTTAACCTGACCTTGAACTCGCTGTGCATCTACTGGATGTACGGTGGCATTCATAACTGGGCATCGTTTTGGGCCTTTATTACGCCTCGGCTGATCAAGTCCATAATTTTTTATCCAATCCAAGTACTCTTAACCTACTTCATCCTAAATAGTACGGTTGTGACCCGCTTTAGTCAGCGTATTTTCTCATAA
- the rlmD gene encoding 23S rRNA (uracil(1939)-C(5))-methyltransferase RlmD produces MSQSRPTAKHAQHNRPRPVSVKVGQKFPLTIKRLGINGEGIGYFKRKITFVPGALPGEVITAKVTAVNPKYLEARLVTVRTPSPDRVSAPKVEDGVGGLELAHLAYPAQLAFKEDLIRQALEKFQPRNWQQIPIKKTLGMDQPDHYRNKAQFPVRRVGDQVRIGMYKRGSHDLVDLADSPTQDATTMAIINQMRTILTDLDLSIYDEKRNRGDLKAIVVRANQDDQAQLTLVTNRADFPGSDQLVTAIRRKIPAVTGIFQNINPGKTSLMWGDETRKLWGDDYLNEEILGLNFALSPRAFLQLNYQQMLLTYETAIAALDPKPGDRLVDAYAGVGTLGLSMAHYVQEVRGMEIIPEAVADAQQNAQDNGIENAHYEVGLAEELLPEWQQGGFKPNALIVDPPRAGLDSRLRRAIIYAKPEKFVYISCNPATLARDLVDLSQAYDVDYIQPIDMFPQTPRWEGVVKLHRR; encoded by the coding sequence ATGTCTCAATCCCGTCCTACTGCTAAACATGCCCAACATAATCGTCCCCGGCCAGTCAGTGTCAAGGTCGGCCAAAAATTCCCACTGACCATTAAACGTCTGGGCATTAACGGCGAAGGGATTGGCTATTTTAAGCGTAAGATTACCTTTGTACCCGGGGCCCTCCCTGGCGAAGTCATCACCGCAAAAGTAACGGCCGTAAACCCCAAGTACCTAGAAGCCCGGTTGGTCACCGTGCGGACCCCGTCGCCGGACCGGGTCAGTGCCCCAAAAGTCGAAGATGGGGTTGGTGGTTTAGAATTAGCCCACTTGGCCTATCCGGCTCAATTGGCCTTTAAAGAGGACTTAATCCGCCAGGCACTGGAAAAATTCCAGCCACGTAACTGGCAGCAAATCCCCATTAAAAAGACCCTGGGCATGGATCAACCCGACCACTACCGCAACAAGGCCCAGTTCCCAGTTCGCCGAGTTGGTGACCAGGTTCGAATTGGCATGTACAAGCGGGGCAGCCACGACTTGGTTGACTTAGCCGACAGCCCCACCCAGGATGCCACCACCATGGCCATCATTAACCAGATGCGGACCATTCTGACCGATTTGGACCTATCCATCTACGATGAAAAACGCAACCGTGGGGATTTAAAGGCCATCGTTGTTAGGGCTAACCAGGACGACCAGGCCCAGCTGACCCTGGTCACTAACCGGGCGGACTTTCCCGGCAGCGACCAGCTAGTCACGGCGATTCGGCGGAAAATCCCAGCCGTAACTGGAATTTTCCAAAACATCAACCCGGGCAAGACCAGTTTGATGTGGGGTGATGAAACCCGCAAGCTCTGGGGCGATGACTACCTAAATGAAGAAATTCTCGGCTTGAACTTTGCCCTGTCTCCCCGGGCCTTTTTGCAGCTCAACTACCAGCAGATGTTGCTGACCTACGAAACCGCCATTGCTGCCTTGGACCCCAAGCCGGGTGACCGCCTGGTGGACGCCTATGCTGGCGTGGGTACCTTGGGTCTGTCAATGGCCCACTATGTCCAGGAAGTGCGCGGTATGGAAATCATCCCCGAAGCCGTGGCCGATGCCCAGCAAAATGCCCAAGACAACGGGATTGAAAACGCCCACTACGAGGTTGGTTTGGCCGAAGAGCTCCTGCCGGAGTGGCAGCAGGGCGGTTTTAAACCCAACGCCCTGATTGTTGATCCACCGCGGGCCGGCCTAGACAGCCGCTTGCGGCGGGCCATCATTTACGCTAAGCCAGAAAAGTTTGTTTACATATCTTGTAACCCGGCCACCCTGGCCCGGGACTTAGTCGACCTAAGTCAGGCCTATGATGTCGACTACATCCAGCCGATTGACATGTTCCCCCAGACCCCACGATGGGAAGGAGTCGTTAAGCTTCATCGGCGCTAG
- a CDS encoding ATP-binding cassette domain-containing protein, whose translation MTETPKKLVELKDLSLTFFPGKAKEVKAINHATFDIYEGEVFGLVGESGSGKTTLGRTILKLYDPSSGQIHFDGQDVTKLKGKQLANFRKDSQMIFQDPQASLNGRMKVEDIIAEGLDINHLVKNKAEREAKVLELLELVGLNKDHATRYPHEFSGGQRQRIGIARALAVDPKFIIADEPISALDVSVQAQVVNLMKRLQDQHSLTYLFIAHDLSMVKYISDRIGVMHWGKILEIGPADQVYNHPLHPYTKSLLSAIPEPDPEVERNRVIQPYDPSREQDGQERQLVEVQPGHLVWATAAEADEYRQNQP comes from the coding sequence ATGACCGAAACACCTAAAAAATTAGTGGAACTAAAGGACCTGTCTTTGACCTTCTTCCCTGGCAAGGCCAAGGAAGTTAAGGCCATCAACCATGCGACCTTCGATATTTACGAAGGCGAAGTCTTTGGCCTGGTTGGCGAATCAGGTTCGGGAAAGACGACCCTGGGTCGGACGATTTTAAAGTTGTATGACCCCAGTAGCGGTCAGATTCACTTTGACGGTCAGGACGTGACCAAGTTAAAGGGCAAGCAGCTGGCTAATTTCCGCAAGGACAGCCAGATGATTTTCCAAGACCCCCAGGCCAGCCTAAACGGCCGGATGAAGGTCGAAGATATCATTGCCGAAGGCCTCGACATCAACCACCTGGTGAAAAATAAGGCCGAGCGAGAAGCCAAGGTTTTGGAGTTGCTCGAACTAGTCGGGTTGAACAAGGACCATGCGACTCGTTATCCCCACGAATTTTCCGGTGGGCAGCGGCAACGAATTGGAATTGCCCGGGCCCTGGCGGTTGACCCGAAGTTCATCATCGCCGATGAACCGATTTCGGCCCTGGATGTGTCGGTACAAGCCCAGGTCGTTAACCTGATGAAGCGCCTGCAGGACCAGCACTCGCTGACCTATCTCTTCATCGCCCACGATCTGTCAATGGTCAAGTACATCTCCGACCGGATTGGGGTCATGCACTGGGGTAAGATTTTAGAGATTGGTCCTGCTGACCAGGTCTACAATCACCCGCTGCACCCGTACACCAAGAGCCTCTTGTCAGCCATTCCTGAGCCAGATCCTGAGGTGGAACGCAACCGGGTAATCCAGCCCTATGACCCTAGTCGGGAACAGGACGGGCAGGAGCGCCAACTGGTTGAAGTTCAACCGGGACACCTGGTTTGGGCGACGGCTGCCGAAGCAGACGAGTACCGGCAGAATCAACCTTAA
- a CDS encoding peptide chain release factor 3, which produces MENFQEQLKNRRTFAIISHPDAGKTTLTEQLLLHGGVIREAGTVKGRGSKKLASSDWMAIEQQRGISVTSSVLQFDYDGKRINILDTPGHEDFSEDTYRTLMAVDSVVMVVDAAKGIEPQTKKLFEIVSQRGIPIFTFFNKIDRDARSPLDLVDEVETVLGIQAYPMNWPIGSGQILQGIYDLQDNELIPFKNAKADESVMAEGMDEIELLKDAGNEFDRKAVDQGRLTPVFFGSALVNFGVTEFLREYLKYAPAPGPVLTVDDLEIEPDDPQFTGFVFKIQANMDPRHRDRIAFVRIVSGEFDRGMDVTLQRTGKKMRLSNVTQFMAEERENVQTAVPGDIIGVYDTGNFQIGDTIYSGKRKVQFPDLPTFTPEYFNRVIAKDVMKQKSYHKGVEQLVQEGTIQLYKSWQGNEYIIGAVGQLQFDVFKFRMENEYNVEIQFEPIGSKVARWIRPDQLDEKMASSRNLLVKDRYDQPVFLFENQFALNWFRDKYPDVDLEAKM; this is translated from the coding sequence ATGGAAAACTTTCAAGAACAACTTAAAAATCGCCGGACCTTTGCGATTATTTCCCACCCCGATGCCGGTAAGACAACCTTAACCGAGCAACTGCTCTTACACGGTGGTGTTATTCGTGAAGCCGGAACTGTTAAGGGCCGGGGCTCTAAGAAACTGGCCTCTTCTGACTGGATGGCCATCGAGCAACAGCGTGGAATCTCGGTTACTTCTTCGGTATTGCAGTTCGATTACGACGGCAAGCGGATCAATATCCTTGATACCCCCGGGCACGAGGACTTCTCTGAAGATACCTACCGGACCCTGATGGCGGTTGATTCCGTGGTCATGGTCGTCGATGCGGCCAAGGGAATCGAGCCCCAGACGAAGAAGCTCTTTGAAATCGTGTCCCAGCGTGGAATTCCAATCTTTACCTTCTTTAACAAGATTGACCGAGATGCCCGTTCACCATTGGACCTGGTTGACGAAGTTGAAACGGTCCTGGGCATTCAGGCCTATCCGATGAACTGGCCAATTGGTTCCGGCCAAATCCTGCAGGGGATTTATGACCTGCAAGATAATGAGCTGATTCCCTTTAAAAATGCCAAGGCCGATGAGTCGGTCATGGCTGAGGGAATGGATGAGATTGAACTGCTCAAGGATGCTGGGAATGAATTTGACCGTAAGGCGGTCGACCAGGGTCGCCTGACACCGGTCTTCTTCGGTTCCGCCCTGGTGAACTTCGGGGTAACCGAGTTCTTACGCGAGTATCTTAAGTACGCGCCGGCACCTGGCCCAGTTTTGACGGTTGATGACCTTGAAATTGAACCGGACGACCCCCAGTTTACCGGCTTTGTCTTTAAGATTCAGGCCAACATGGACCCCCGTCACCGTGACCGAATTGCCTTTGTCCGGATTGTTTCCGGGGAGTTTGACCGCGGTATGGATGTGACCCTGCAACGGACCGGCAAGAAGATGCGGCTCTCTAACGTGACCCAGTTCATGGCCGAGGAGCGTGAAAACGTCCAAACCGCTGTGCCGGGCGATATTATCGGGGTTTATGACACCGGTAATTTCCAAATTGGGGACACGATTTATTCTGGTAAGCGCAAGGTCCAGTTCCCAGACCTGCCAACCTTCACGCCGGAATACTTTAACCGGGTGATTGCCAAGGATGTCATGAAGCAAAAGTCCTACCACAAGGGTGTGGAGCAGCTAGTTCAGGAAGGAACCATCCAGCTTTACAAGTCCTGGCAGGGCAATGAGTACATTATTGGAGCCGTGGGACAGCTGCAGTTTGATGTCTTCAAGTTCCGGATGGAAAATGAATATAACGTTGAAATCCAGTTCGAACCAATCGGATCCAAGGTTGCCCGCTGGATTCGGCCTGATCAACTGGATGAAAAAATGGCCTCTTCCCGTAACCTCCTGGTTAAGGACCGTTATGATCAGCCAGTCTTCTTATTTGAAAACCAATTTGCCCTAAATTGGTTCCGGGACAAGTATCCCGACGTTGACCTAGAGGCAAAAATGTAA
- a CDS encoding ABC transporter ATP-binding protein, protein MTEPVLQVKDLKVNFNTYAGTVQAIRDVSFDLQPGETLAIVGESGSGKSVTTKTLMGLNAENADIPDTSELLFKGQNLLDLKEKDWEDIRGDQIAMVFQDPMTSLDPTMKIGRQIAEPIIKHQKLSKEAANQRALELMEGVGIPNAKEHFNDYPHQWSGGMRQRAVIAIALAADPEVLIADEPTTALDVTIQAQILKMMKQQQERLHSSIIFITHDLGVVAGVADRVAVMYAGKIVEIGTVDEIFFNPKHPYTWGLLDSMPTTDTAQGSLQAIPGTPPDLLQPPKGDAFAERNQFALDVDYESQPPFFKVSDTHYAATWLLDERAPMVTPPEKIQRRWARWQAMQGQEAH, encoded by the coding sequence ATGACTGAACCTGTTTTACAAGTAAAAGATTTAAAAGTGAACTTTAATACCTACGCCGGCACGGTCCAGGCCATCCGCGATGTGTCCTTTGATCTGCAGCCGGGTGAAACCCTGGCCATTGTGGGCGAGTCCGGTTCTGGTAAGTCAGTGACGACTAAGACTTTGATGGGCTTGAATGCCGAAAATGCCGACATCCCTGATACCAGTGAGCTCCTGTTTAAGGGACAGAACCTCTTGGATTTAAAGGAAAAGGACTGGGAAGACATTCGGGGTGACCAGATTGCCATGGTTTTCCAGGATCCGATGACCAGTTTGGACCCAACCATGAAGATTGGCCGTCAGATTGCGGAACCAATTATCAAGCACCAAAAGCTCAGTAAGGAAGCTGCTAATCAGCGGGCTTTGGAACTGATGGAAGGGGTTGGGATTCCCAATGCCAAGGAACACTTCAACGACTATCCCCATCAGTGGTCTGGTGGGATGCGGCAGCGGGCGGTGATTGCCATCGCCCTGGCTGCTGACCCAGAAGTGCTGATTGCTGATGAACCGACCACAGCCTTAGATGTGACCATCCAGGCCCAGATTTTAAAGATGATGAAGCAGCAGCAAGAACGCCTGCACTCTTCCATTATCTTTATCACCCACGACCTGGGCGTGGTGGCCGGCGTCGCTGACCGAGTGGCGGTCATGTACGCTGGTAAGATTGTAGAAATCGGCACCGTCGATGAAATCTTCTTTAATCCTAAGCACCCCTACACTTGGGGTCTGCTAGATTCAATGCCAACCACTGATACGGCCCAAGGCAGCCTGCAGGCCATTCCGGGTACACCACCGGACCTGCTCCAGCCACCCAAGGGTGACGCCTTTGCGGAACGAAACCAGTTTGCCTTAGACGTGGACTATGAAAGCCAGCCACCCTTCTTCAAGGTCAGTGACACCCACTATGCCGCAACCTGGCTCTTAGACGAGCGGGCACCGATGGTAACGCCACCGGAGAAGATTCAGCGCCGCTGGGCCCGCTGGCAGGCCATGCAAGGACAGGAGGCCCATTAA
- a CDS encoding leucine-rich repeat domain-containing protein, with product MGVSEEKKYFKSYKSGKHWVVAGIGLVNAALAVGVVQNHQAAADDQTTTSTQSQGSNAATTNQSSAVLTTTANSDNATTTQAGQTTDSTSQNSTANATSTATDSQASTTQAADTTTNADSTAATKAADTSTTTQSDSQSSKSTGDSTSANQQTASTSNTDSQSTSASTTASQSASTSAVAAKVAAAAQLVPDAALRQALTSNLNGADLTQQNLATLKNLDLRADGISDITGLQYATALQSLNLSFNNITNLAPLANLTQLQSLDFIANKADQVPDLTPLASLPNLTSLSLTSNNYGSQPDQLKVLSTLTHLQNLDLQDTKLTSVPDLSQMKQLTSLSLMSNKITDPSSLSQVTSLTSLKLSKNNFSNLDFLAPLTNLQSLRIGMLPIQDVSVLKNLPNLTDLSVSQTNVDDNSLKTIGQLTKLQSLAADFNYKISDLSPLANLKQLTTLYLDKNAIQDLSPLASLTNLQTLTLSNNQVSDLTPLAKLTQLQELNVLKNQVMDLSPLANLKQLTTLNARNQNITLPELQLTKGQNDVVRAITLKDASGQPVTLKYSSGVKATVDGDNNIHLTDVTAAGNSYFSWANAGSQNFANRFTGTLTLPVSLQADANGQTKDVKLAVLKGDGSNQASVASNFMSPDAKLTDLGDGKYQLDTVVSVPESYGADSVVYLAGKQTSVAHVGAQYLIGYRFDLTSADLATNNIYEKMHVNVQSLGYNHEYGVYFKIDGATTNPDSTSTSTAADSNSTSANSTTTASSTSASSDSATNSTTTAPSQSSSQVASATASDTLSQLFSQSAVASDLTSQVSSRFASLSAGDSQRASDSAAVSTYQSTVLSRSTAVSEALNQSNSRSTTISTLASRVGSLTAARSERQSQSTSSSQSVADSTSNSLSTQASNSTSTSTSVSASNQASESTSTSAVASESTSTSASQSVSTQASESVSTSTSISESTSASVSESTSASTSTSESTSASVSESTSASTSTSESTSASVSESTSTSTSASESTSSSTSASESQSAVDSTSTSVSQSASAVASTSTSTSASESTSGSTSASESQSAVDSTSTSVSQSASTVASTSTSTSASTSDSQSTSVSAVDSQSQLESAFKSQTASQINSQNLSTAAQNSILASQSQSQAAIDSAVQSQSAQASATDSAVTSQSQSASTADSTEQSQLDSLTNELNQLDSEDATSTSTSTSASTSTSAAQTSTSQNTSSSTTVDSTSVSTSTSTSTSQANDSSSQSQSTSTSTSVSQGNDSSSQSQSTSASTSASEVADSTKQSESASTSVSASNSTVAAQSTADAASTSTSASTVASATDSTSASQASQSTSASQSASTASSQSASTVASTSASESTGLTDGRYQVAFTMVKKSDGTTPSVMDKMFVKPADLTINGDQATLTFTFGGESAFGNAQGLSDILKTWSFNGVQASKNGLAWSVTLPKDSLKSDIAMEVVYFQTEEATLKINSVNKVN from the coding sequence ATGGGCGTTTCAGAGGAAAAGAAATATTTTAAATCATATAAGTCCGGTAAGCACTGGGTGGTTGCCGGAATTGGTTTGGTAAACGCGGCCTTGGCTGTAGGTGTGGTTCAGAATCACCAGGCAGCTGCCGATGACCAGACCACCACGAGTACGCAGTCCCAGGGCAGCAATGCCGCCACGACTAACCAGTCGTCAGCGGTTTTGACGACCACGGCAAATAGTGACAACGCGACTACGACCCAGGCCGGTCAGACCACTGACAGTACTAGCCAGAACAGTACGGCTAACGCTACTAGTACGGCTACTGACAGCCAGGCTTCAACGACGCAGGCCGCTGACACGACGACTAATGCTGATAGCACGGCTGCCACTAAGGCGGCTGATACCAGCACAACCACCCAGTCAGATAGTCAGTCATCAAAGTCAACTGGTGACAGCACGAGTGCTAATCAACAAACGGCTAGCACCAGCAACACGGACAGTCAGAGCACTTCCGCTTCAACGACGGCGTCTCAGTCAGCCTCAACTTCAGCAGTTGCTGCTAAGGTTGCCGCTGCGGCCCAGTTGGTACCCGATGCTGCGCTGCGCCAGGCCCTGACTAGCAATTTGAATGGTGCCGATTTAACCCAGCAGAACCTGGCTACTTTGAAGAACTTGGATTTGCGGGCGGATGGTATCTCAGATATCACTGGTTTGCAGTATGCCACGGCCTTGCAGAGTTTGAACCTGAGTTTCAACAACATCACCAACTTGGCACCGCTGGCTAACCTGACCCAGCTGCAAAGCTTGGACTTCATTGCCAACAAGGCCGACCAGGTTCCTGATTTAACCCCGCTGGCTAGTCTGCCTAACTTGACTAGTCTGTCTTTGACTAGCAACAACTACGGCAGCCAACCAGACCAGTTGAAGGTCTTGTCAACTTTGACCCACTTGCAGAACTTGGACTTGCAAGACACTAAGCTGACGTCCGTGCCAGACCTGAGCCAGATGAAGCAGTTGACTTCACTGAGCTTGATGTCCAATAAGATTACTGATCCAAGCTCACTGAGCCAGGTAACTTCTTTGACGAGTTTGAAGTTGTCAAAGAACAACTTCAGCAACTTGGATTTCTTGGCACCGTTGACTAACCTGCAGTCCCTGCGGATTGGTATGCTACCAATTCAAGACGTCAGCGTCTTGAAGAACCTGCCAAACCTGACGGATTTGTCAGTCAGTCAGACCAACGTGGATGACAACAGCTTAAAGACGATTGGTCAGTTGACTAAGTTGCAAAGCCTGGCCGCTGATTTCAACTACAAGATTAGCGACCTGTCACCACTGGCTAACTTAAAGCAACTCACCACCCTGTACTTGGACAAGAATGCCATCCAGGACTTGAGCCCACTGGCATCTTTGACCAACCTGCAGACCCTGACTTTGAGCAACAACCAGGTTAGTGATTTGACGCCATTGGCCAAGTTGACCCAGTTACAGGAACTCAATGTCTTGAAGAACCAGGTCATGGACCTGAGTCCACTGGCAAACTTGAAGCAGTTGACGACCTTAAACGCCCGTAACCAGAACATTACCCTGCCTGAGTTGCAGTTAACTAAGGGTCAAAATGATGTTGTCCGGGCTATCACGCTGAAGGATGCTAGCGGTCAGCCGGTAACCTTGAAGTACAGTTCCGGGGTTAAGGCCACGGTTGATGGGGATAACAATATCCACCTGACTGACGTGACTGCTGCTGGTAATAGCTACTTCTCCTGGGCCAATGCCGGTAGTCAAAACTTTGCCAACCGTTTCACCGGTACCTTAACGCTGCCAGTTAGCCTGCAGGCTGACGCCAATGGTCAGACTAAGGATGTTAAGCTGGCCGTGCTCAAGGGGGATGGTAGCAATCAGGCCTCGGTGGCAAGTAACTTTATGAGCCCCGATGCTAAGCTCACTGACCTGGGCGATGGTAAGTACCAGCTGGATACTGTTGTCAGCGTGCCGGAAAGCTATGGTGCTGACAGTGTCGTTTACCTGGCTGGTAAGCAGACCAGTGTTGCCCACGTGGGTGCTCAGTATCTGATTGGCTACCGGTTTGATTTGACGTCAGCTGATCTGGCAACCAACAATATCTATGAAAAGATGCACGTCAATGTTCAAAGCTTGGGCTACAACCATGAGTACGGCGTGTACTTCAAGATTGATGGTGCCACGACTAACCCAGATAGCACTTCAACTTCAACGGCGGCTGATAGCAACTCAACCAGTGCCAACAGCACTACGACTGCCAGCTCAACTTCAGCTAGTTCTGACAGTGCCACGAATTCAACGACCACGGCCCCATCCCAGAGCAGTTCTCAGGTTGCCTCAGCAACCGCTTCTGATACCCTGAGCCAGCTCTTCTCACAAAGTGCGGTGGCTTCTGATTTGACGAGCCAGGTCAGCTCACGCTTTGCCAGCCTGTCAGCTGGTGACAGCCAACGCGCTTCTGATAGTGCCGCCGTTTCGACTTACCAAAGCACGGTCCTTTCTCGTAGTACGGCCGTTTCTGAGGCGTTGAACCAGAGCAATTCCCGCAGCACGACGATTTCAACGCTGGCTAGCCGGGTCGGTTCTTTGACCGCAGCCCGTTCTGAGCGCCAGAGCCAGTCAACATCAAGCTCACAGAGTGTGGCTGATTCAACTAGTAACAGCCTTTCAACCCAGGCTTCAAATAGCACATCTACTTCAACCAGTGTCAGTGCTTCAAATCAGGCCTCTGAAAGCACTTCGACTTCAGCGGTAGCCAGCGAATCAACGTCAACTTCCGCTAGCCAAAGCGTTTCAACCCAGGCCTCTGAGAGTGTTTCAACTTCAACTAGTATCAGCGAGTCAACTTCTGCTTCAGTAAGCGAAAGTACTTCAGCCTCAACTAGCACGAGCGAATCAACTTCTGCTTCAGTAAGCGAAAGTACTTCAGCTTCAACTAGCACCAGTGAGTCAACCTCAGCTTCGGTAAGCGAGAGCACTTCAACTTCGACCAGTGCTTCTGAATCAACTTCAAGCTCAACTTCGGCTAGCGAAAGCCAGTCAGCCGTTGACTCTACTTCTACTTCAGTAAGCCAGAGTGCTTCTGCAGTCGCTTCAACGAGCACTTCAACCAGTGCTTCTGAATCAACGTCGGGCTCAACTTCAGCTAGTGAAAGCCAGTCAGCTGTCGACTCAACTTCTACGTCAGTAAGTCAAAGCGCATCTACAGTTGCCTCGACTAGCACCTCGACTAGTGCTTCAACTTCTGATAGTCAGAGCACTTCGGTTTCAGCAGTGGACTCACAGAGTCAGTTGGAATCAGCCTTTAAGAGTCAGACGGCTAGCCAGATCAACTCACAGAACCTGTCAACTGCCGCACAAAACAGCATCCTGGCCAGCCAGAGTCAGTCACAGGCAGCCATCGACAGCGCGGTTCAGTCACAGAGTGCCCAGGCCTCAGCCACTGATAGTGCGGTGACTTCACAGAGTCAGTCCGCTTCAACGGCTGACAGCACGGAACAGTCACAGTTGGATTCACTGACCAATGAGCTGAACCAGCTCGACAGCGAAGACGCTACTTCAACCTCGACTAGCACGAGCGCAAGTACATCAACTAGTGCTGCGCAGACTAGTACCAGTCAAAACACTAGTAGTTCAACTACAGTAGATTCCACTTCGGTTTCAACTAGTACCAGCACTTCAACTAGTCAGGCAAATGACAGCTCTTCGCAGAGTCAGTCAACTAGTACCAGTACCTCAGTTAGCCAGGGAAACGACAGCTCATCCCAGAGCCAGTCAACTAGCGCCAGCACTTCCGCTAGCGAGGTTGCTGACAGCACTAAGCAGAGTGAGTCAGCTTCAACCAGTGTCAGCGCCAGCAACAGCACGGTAGCGGCTCAAAGCACGGCTGATGCAGCCTCAACTTCGACTTCTGCTTCAACGGTGGCCTCAGCGACTGATTCAACCAGCGCTAGCCAGGCAAGTCAGAGTACCAGTGCCAGCCAGTCAGCTAGCACGGCTAGCAGTCAAAGTGCCAGCACGGTTGCTAGCACTTCCGCCAGTGAGTCCACTGGTTTGACCGACGGCCGTTACCAGGTGGCCTTTACGATGGTTAAAAAGAGTGATGGGACCACACCATCGGTTATGGATAAGATGTTTGTTAAGCCGGCTGATCTAACCATTAACGGTGACCAGGCGACCCTGACTTTCACCTTTGGTGGTGAGTCAGCTTTTGGAAATGCTCAAGGACTTTCTGACATTCTAAAGACTTGGAGCTTTAACGGCGTTCAAGCAAGTAAGAACGGCCTGGCTTGGTCAGTTACCCTGCCTAAGGACAGTTTGAAATCAGACATCGCCATGGAAGTGGTTTATTTCCAAACTGAAGAAGCAACTCTGAAAATTAACAGCGTTAACAAAGTTAACTAA